Proteins co-encoded in one Colletes latitarsis isolate SP2378_abdomen chromosome 13, iyColLati1, whole genome shotgun sequence genomic window:
- the Smd3 gene encoding small ribonucleoprotein particle protein SmD3, translating to MSIGVPIKVLHEAEGHTVTCETNTGEVYRGKLIEAEDNMNCQMQNITVTYRDGREAQLENVYIRGSKVRFLILPDMLKNAPMFKRPGGKGSGTAGRGKSAILRAQARGRGRGQNQRGRGTGSAPWLNQQNQPGGSQAGRGRG from the exons ATGTCGATCGGGGTACCGATAAAGGTACTCCACGAAGCGGAGGGTCACACCGTAACCTGTGAAACGAACACCGGTGAAGTCTACCGCGGAAAATTAATCGAGGCTGAAGACAATATGAATTGTCAAATGCAAAATATTACGGTCACCTATAGAGACGGTCGTGAGGCTCAGTTGGAAAACGTTTATATCAGAGGGTCGAAAGTTAGGTTTCTCATATTGCCAGATATGTTAAAAAATGCTCCAATGTTCAAGAGACCTGGTGGGAAAGGCTCGGGGACTGCTGGCAGGGGAAAATCCGCCATTTTGCGTGCTCAAG ctCGTGGAAGGGGCAGAGGGCAGAATCAGAGGGGTAGAGGTACCGGTTCTGCTCCATGGCTTAATCAACAAAACCAGCCTGGAGGATCCCAAGCTGGAAGAGGACGAGGGTAA